In the genome of Candidatus Ornithobacterium hominis, the window TTGCTTTAGTGATTGTCTTTGCATATATGATTTTCTTCTACAACCAAGCAGGGATTATATCTGTAATAGGTTTAATCGTAAACATCCTATTTCTATTAGGAATCTTAGTCGCTTTTGGAGCTACATTAACGCTACCGGGAATCGCAGGTATAGTATTGACCATCGGTATGGCAGTGGATGCTAACGTGATTGTCTATGAAAGGATAAAAGAAGAAATGGCAAAAGGTAAATCTTTACGCCCATCTGTTGACATAGCCTATACGTGGAAAGGAGCTCTTTCTGCAATTATTGATGCTAATATTACAACTTTAATTACTGCAATCGTTTTATTCTATTTTGGTAATGGACCGATTAAAGGTTTTGCTGTAACATTGATTATCGGTGTATTTACAACATTTTTCACTTCTGTTTTGTTGTGTATGTATTTTATTTACAGAAGATTAGAGAATGGCGGGAATATAAAATTAGGAAATAAATGGTCACTCAATTTCTTGAAAGACACTAATCTTGATTTCTTTAAATTCAAAAAGATTTCTTATATCATTTCAGGAACTTTAGTTATAATTTCACTAATTTCATTATTTACACGTGGACTAAATCTTGGAATTGAATTCCAAAACGGGAGGGAATATAAAGTCAGATTTAATCAGCCTATACAATCCAATGAAATAGCTTCAGACTTAGCCAAAGTTTTTATAGATGAAGAAGGAAACTCCTATCAACCCAACGTTGTAAGCATAGGAGCAGGAACTTCTAATCAAGTGAAAATCACTACAAAATACAAAAGTAATGATGATAGCCAAGAAGTTGACCAAGAGATAGAAGAAAAAATTTATGAAGGCTTGAAATCTTATTTTACAGATTTAAATTTTGACCAATTTGTGAATGTAGGAGAGAGCAAAGAAGGTGCTTACGGATTGATAGAATACAGGAAAGTAGGTCCATCTATAGCAGATGACATTACTTACAATTCATTCTACTCATTAGCCATAGCATTAAGCTTAGTATTCTTATACTTGATTTTAAGCTTTAAGAGGTGGCAATTTAGTGTTGGAGCAGTACTAGCAACCATGCACGATTCCTTAATTGTTTTAGGATTATTCTCATTACTTCATGGGTTTGTGCCATTCAGTTTAGAGATAGATGTAGCATTTATTGCAGCAATTTTGACGGTGATTGGCTATTCACTCAATGATAGCGTCATTGTATTTGACCGTATAAGAGAATTCTTGAAAGAATTTCCATCCATGTCTTTAAAAGATTTAATCAACAAAGCCATAAACACGACTTTGACTCGTACACTCAATACCTCTATGACGACTTTGTTTGTAATTTTAGTCATATTAATTTTAGGTGGAGAAACCATTCGAAGCTTCATGTTTGCCCTAGCAGTAGGGGTAGGAGTAGGTACATATTCGTCAGTATTTGTAGCGAGTTACCTATTCTATGACTTGATGGATAAGAAAAACAAAAAATAATAAGGAATTTTTATAAGCCTTAGAAAAAATAAAACCTGCTTAAATTTTATATTTAGAATTTAAGCAGGTTTTAAACTTTTAGGTAATTATTACGATTATTATTCCTCAAGAAAAAACAATCATTATTAAATCACCGTTTTTTATTAACTGGTTTTTCAATCAAACTCGGCGGTCTTCATTTATTTTACCTATGAGTGTCAAGCATTTATTCATTTTGCTAAAACACTACATACCAAAGCACAATTTTTTTTTAAGCCTTAAAAAAAAAAATAAATATTTATAAAGACTTTTTTTGAATATTTATACCTTTGGCTTATGCATTATTCAGTTATATTTGCATTTATTGGTTTCCAAGAAATTACAGTAATTTTAATCATTGCAGTATTGATTTTTGGTCCGGATAAAATACCGGAAATTGCACGTGGATTGGGCGAAGGTGTAAGGGCTATGCGAAATGCCACTGACGAAATCAAAAGAGAAGTAATGAAAAGTGCTGAAAG includes:
- the tatA gene encoding twin-arginine translocase TatA/TatE family subunit, giving the protein MHYSVIFAFIGFQEITVILIIAVLIFGPDKIPEIARGLGEGVRAMRNATDEIKREVMKSAESIDPSGEIKEVQKSIENEISSAKKEIDDAMGPIKRN